The bacterium genome contains a region encoding:
- a CDS encoding BamA/TamA family outer membrane protein: protein MIPALLLCLAGQLHSGDTLEAVKFEGMHAFGPRVLASLVMTQARKPSSEIQLSNDIAVLEAFYHNQGFPSVEIERQVTRGKRRPVVTFNITEGPRTRVSAIAISGNSSVGTERLLKELSVKPGRFFSQAEADQSSGALETYYLNSGYPYVHVKTEIARTDSLATLTFDISEGQLCHVSDVRVRGNRTVRARTVLRASEVRRGELFNQEHLREAQRRLYATKLFYRVTYYVMAESSPGTDSTRREIPDSVVVRFDVVEQPYRGVAFGAGAEVPPTRAIVSASWEHDNVFNSGHTLMIGGEGGPTLSPFGDYRLAFDGTYRVPYLLLTRVDFQTHPYFSYERVDTNRLREIGIETGMSRSFVPQFTAGLTNRLRLISDTASGITSSLVLTGHYDTRDDIFDPSQGLSAQVAVEGAGGPLGGENDLYKLTGDVRWYQRLGIVPQPLEQASGDFVVAVRAMAGSVRPFGKSDSVPYYESFTLGGGNSLRGYGDRSIGPDTSTVAGYRYGPTVVNGNLELRSPYIARLVGLVVFGDVGGMANDLRSLTYEYSAGAGIRVKTPVGPVRLDWGKRLRNPPGNDKGQFYLGLLHAF, encoded by the coding sequence TTGATTCCCGCGCTGCTTCTGTGTCTGGCGGGCCAGCTTCACAGCGGCGATACACTTGAAGCGGTCAAGTTTGAGGGCATGCATGCCTTCGGCCCTCGCGTTCTCGCGTCGCTGGTCATGACCCAGGCCAGGAAGCCGTCGAGCGAAATCCAGCTCAGCAACGACATCGCGGTCCTGGAGGCATTCTACCACAATCAGGGTTTCCCCTCGGTCGAAATCGAAAGGCAGGTCACGCGCGGCAAGCGCCGACCGGTCGTGACGTTCAACATTACCGAGGGCCCGCGCACGCGGGTGAGCGCGATAGCGATCTCGGGTAATTCGTCGGTCGGGACGGAACGGCTGCTGAAGGAGCTGTCGGTCAAGCCCGGGCGGTTCTTTTCGCAGGCTGAGGCCGACCAGAGCAGCGGTGCGCTTGAAACCTACTATCTCAATTCCGGCTACCCGTATGTCCACGTGAAAACGGAGATCGCCCGCACGGACTCGCTGGCCACGCTTACGTTCGACATCAGCGAAGGCCAACTTTGCCACGTGAGTGACGTGCGGGTACGCGGTAACCGGACCGTGCGCGCAAGGACTGTGCTCCGAGCCTCGGAGGTCAGGCGGGGCGAGCTGTTCAACCAGGAGCACCTGCGCGAGGCACAGCGACGCCTGTATGCAACCAAGCTGTTCTACCGCGTGACGTACTACGTCATGGCGGAGAGCAGTCCGGGGACCGATTCCACCAGGCGGGAGATTCCGGATAGCGTCGTTGTCCGGTTCGACGTGGTCGAGCAGCCGTATCGGGGTGTGGCTTTCGGCGCCGGGGCCGAGGTCCCGCCGACCCGGGCAATCGTGTCGGCTAGCTGGGAGCACGACAATGTGTTCAATAGCGGCCACACGCTGATGATTGGCGGCGAGGGTGGCCCCACGCTTTCCCCCTTTGGGGACTATCGGCTGGCTTTTGATGGTACGTACCGGGTGCCATATCTGTTGTTGACGCGGGTTGACTTTCAGACCCATCCCTACTTTTCCTACGAGCGAGTTGACACGAATCGGTTGCGGGAAATAGGAATCGAGACCGGCATGAGCCGGAGCTTTGTTCCTCAGTTCACTGCCGGCCTCACCAACCGGCTCAGGCTTATCTCCGATACCGCGTCCGGCATCACCAGCTCGCTGGTGCTGACCGGTCATTATGACACCCGCGACGACATCTTCGACCCCAGCCAGGGGTTGTCCGCCCAAGTCGCGGTCGAGGGCGCGGGCGGGCCGCTTGGCGGCGAGAACGACCTCTACAAGCTGACCGGAGACGTACGATGGTATCAACGGCTGGGTATCGTGCCGCAACCGCTGGAGCAGGCGAGCGGCGACTTCGTGGTGGCGGTGCGCGCCATGGCCGGCAGCGTTCGTCCGTTTGGGAAATCAGATTCGGTTCCATACTACGAGTCATTCACCCTGGGCGGCGGCAATAGCCTGCGCGGGTACGGGGACCGTTCCATCGGGCCGGATACTTCGACCGTGGCTGGCTACCGCTATGGCCCAACTGTGGTCAACGGGAATCTTGAGTTGCGGTCGCCTTACATAGCACGCCTGGTCGGGCTGGTGGTATTCGGCGATGTTGGGGGCATGGCAAACGACCTGCGCTCACTCACGTACGAATACAGCGCGGGAGCTGGCATACGGGTAAAAACCCCGGTTGGGCCGGTTCGGCTCGACTGGGGCAAACGCCTGCGGAATCCGCCGGGAAACGACAAGGGCCAGTTCTATCTGGGGCTGTTGCATGCGTTCTAG